From a region of the Kwoniella newhampshirensis strain CBS 13917 chromosome 11, whole genome shotgun sequence genome:
- a CDS encoding OPT family small oligopeptide transporter, producing the protein MPLRARGNTTNPSTTSVSDESNEIVLSSLPKGGQSDEVPYDDVKHDGALDADSKADTKVQVAGVGEEVGRTEYEEEFDIIVQGAEEIAKEIVDPRDDPDAPVLTFRFWFLGCGLAAFGAVLSEIYYWKPQGATVSALFQLIIAYVLGNLMALTPSHGWWRWFNPGPFNIKEHTAIVILSSTASSSAEAVSIIAILNMYYNLNLNAGIGIIQVWATQCIGYAICGALQSSLIYPTYALWPAQIPNITLLQSMHFGGLLNKKKMRFFWIAFTAIFLWEIVPSWMFPLLTAFSIVCLADKGKHDFVRNLFGAGSSNEGLGLFSFAFDWILITQAFPLFWPLQTQVCSWIGILICYVLMTGAYYTDVGGGKSHGLPFMSTSLFTGNGSSYDQSLILTPSNDLNMTAYEAYGRPYYTTTYSMSLTTHNLSCGALVTHVILWHYKDIIAGWHGLRLGNKSLDIQDPHYEKMKSYKVVPQWAYLLVFVASMAISMGTAYFGGTNTIPAWSVLLFTVIGYFFAIVLGFLKAVTGFDTSVNGIIQIIAAFIHPGKPVANMYASMYGYYAPLQTLAMLGDQKLGQYAKVPPIATFVAQFAGTILGAVLQYVLYVSIVGQHKEVLLDPIGTREWAGWNVQGTNSKAITFGALGREMYLSGKPYWFIPAALGIGLALPIPFWLMHKRYPHQRIWSYLNIPIITNYMGWLPYSVNGNWWPGFVIGLMSQWWARKYRPRWFIKYNYLLSAALDGGTQVIYFILNFAIFGAASAAVTFPYWWGNPDPDVLSVDRCKVVP; encoded by the exons ATGCCTCTCAGAGCCAGAGGTAACACGACGAATCCGTCCACCACGTCGGTCTCTGATGAATCCAACGAGATTGTCCTCTCGAGTCTGCCCAAGGGAGGCCAGAGCGACGAGGTTCCTTACGACGATGTCAAGCATGACGGTGCCCTCGACGCCGACTCCAAAGCCGATACCAAGGTCCAAGTAGCCGGCGTAGGCGAAGAGGTCGGTCGAACTGAATACGAGGAAGAATTCGATATCATCGTGCAAGGTGCCGAAGAAATCGCAAAAGAAATCGTGGA CCCACGAGACGATCCGGATGCTCCGGTCCTCACATTCCGATTCTGGTTTTTGGGTTGCGGTCTTGCTGCCTTTGGTGCAGTGTTGTCTGAAATCTACTACTGGAAG CCTCAAGGAGCTACCGTCAGCGCCCTGTTCCAACTTATCATCGCTTACGTTCTCGGTAACCTCATGGCCTTGACCCCTTCTCATGGATGGTGGCGATGGTTCAACCCTGGTCCATTCAACA TCAAGGAGCACACTGCCATTGTGATCCTTTCTTCTACAGCTTCAAGTAGCGCCGAGGCAgtctccatcatcgctaTTCTGAATATGTACTACAACCTCAACCTGAATGCGG GTATCGGTATCATTCAAGTTTGGGCTACTCAATGTATCGGTTACGCTATCTGTGGAGCTCTTCAATCCTCTCTGATCTACCCGACCTACGCTCTTTGGCCAGCTCAGATCCCCAACATCACCTTGCTTCAAAGTATGCACTTTGGCGGACTCCTCAataagaagaagatgcgTTTCTTCTGGATCGCGTTCACCGCCATCTTCCTGTGGGAAATCGTCCCCTCGTGGATGTTCCCGCTCTTGACTGCCTTCTCAATCGTCTGTCTGGCCGATAAGGGCAAGCACGACTTTGTTCGAAACCTCTTTGGAGCGGGTTCGAGTAATGAAGGTTTGGGACTCTTCAGTTTCGCCTTCGACTGGATCTTGATCACTCAAGCTTTCCCGCTTTTCTGGCCCCTGCAGACCCAAGTGTGTTCGTGGATCGGTATTCTTATCT GTTACGTTCTCATGACCGGTGCCTACTACACCGACGTCGGAGGCGGTAAATCGCACGGACTGCCTTTCATGTCCACGTCGCTCTTCACTGGCAACGGAAGTAGCTACGACCAGAGTTTGATCCTTACCCCCAGCAATGACTTGAACATGACCGCTTACGAAGCTTACGGTCGACCATACTACACGACGACTTACTCAATGTCCCTCACCACCCACAACTTGTCATGTG GTGCTCTCGTCACCCACGTCATCCTCTGGCATTACAAGGACATTATCGCCGGATGGCACGGCCTGCGTCTCGGTAACAAGAGTCTCGACATTCAAGACCCTCACTACGAGAAGATGAAATCGTACAAGGTGGTGCCTCAATGGGCGTATCTGTTGGTCTTTGTCG CGAGTATGGCCATCTCGATGGGTACAGCCTACTTCGGAGGTACCAACACTATCCCTGCCTGGTCCGTCTTGCTATTCACCGTCATTGGATATTTCTTCGCCATCGTTCTCGGTTTCTTGAAAGCTGTCACTGGATTCGATACCAGCGTCAACGGTATCATCCAGATCATCGCAGCTTTCATCCACCCCGGAAA ACCGGTTGCCAATATGTACGCTTCGATGTATGGCTACTATGCCCCATTGCAGACCTTGGCAATGTTGGGTGACCAGAAG CTGGGTCAATATGCCAAAGTACCACCTATCGCCACCTTTGTGGCCCAATTTGCCGGTACGATCCTCGGCGCCGTGCTTCAATACGTCCTTTACGTATCGATCGTCGGCCAACACAAGGAGGTCCTGCTCGATCCTATCGGAACCAGAGAATGGGCTGGTTGGAATGTGCAAGG TACAAACTCCAAAGCCATCACTTTCGGAGCattgggaagagagatgtaCCTCTCCGGCAAGCCATATTGGTTCATTCCTGCTGCCCTCGGGATCGGTCTTGCTCTGCCCATACCATTCTGGTTGATGCACAAGAGGTATCCTCATCAGCGAATCTGGAGCTACTTGAACATCCCAATTATCACCAATTACATGGGCTGGTTGCCTTACTCTGTCAACG GTAACTGGTGGCCTGGTTTCGTCATTGGTTTGATGTCTCAATGGTGGGCAAGAAAGTACCGACCACGATGGTTCATCAAGTACAACTATCTGCTCAG TGCCGCTCTCGATGGTGGTACACAGGTCATCTATTTCATTCTCAACTTCGCCATCTTCGGAGCAGCCTCTGCGGCAGTCACGTTCCCTTACTGGTGGGGTAACCCCGATCCTGACGTCCTCAGTGTGGACAGATGTAAGGTCGTCCCCTAG
- a CDS encoding 60S ribosomal protein uL5 yields the protein MKELRIEKLVINISVGESGDRLTRAAKVLEQLTGQSPVTSKARYTIRSFQIRRNEKIAVHVTIRGPKAEEVLERALKVKEYELRKRNFSETGNFGFGIEEHIDLGIKYDPGIGIFGMDFFVVMGRPGMRVAKRKHAVGRVGYSHKVKPEHTISWFKQRFDGIVSR from the exons ATGAAGGAGCTCCGAATTGAGAAGCTCGTCATCA ACATCTCCGTCGGTGAATCAGGTGATAGACTCACCCGAGCTGCCAAGGTGCTCGAGCAACTCACCGGTCAATCCCCCGTCACTTCCAAGGCCCGATACACCATCCGATCTTTCCAAATCCGAaggaacgagaagatcgcCGTCCACGTCACCATCCGAGGACCCAAGGCTGAGGAGGTTTTGGAGCGAGCTTTGAAGGTCAAGGAGTacgagttgaggaagaggaacttCTCCGAGACCGGAAACTTTGGTTTCGGTATCGAGGAGCACATCGACCTGGGTATCAAGTACGACCCCGGAATCGGTATCTTCGGTATGgacttcttcgtcgtcatggGTCGACCTGGTATGCGAGTCGCCAAGAGGAAGCACGCCGTTGGCCGAGTTGGATACTCCCACAAGGTCAAGCCTGAGCA CACCATCTCTTGGTTCAAGCAGCGATTCGACGGTATCGTTTCTCGTTAG